In the genome of Brachionichthys hirsutus isolate HB-005 chromosome 23, CSIRO-AGI_Bhir_v1, whole genome shotgun sequence, one region contains:
- the LOC137911502 gene encoding 7SK snRNA methylphosphate capping enzyme-like, with amino-acid sequence MMIRMSLDKEARSALPATVSLSQQRPLPKPCPLRPKNGLHHLGTGQPSSTSTNPRTRQISKRRYSVGVGFKGLAKRHRRTNSDSQSEPVLPSHFLLGGNIFDPLNLNSLLDEEVNRATNQETPKCSPLPSRSVDPVEIRVPRDIADPLNLKGAGRGVLPPPLKARRRHRNRHHGGRVEGGGRKVRPSASGQTVPTLATDGSVPESPLPCELNTAITCRDDVVMPPILTRRHTYPPPPGSQRAGRHGRRHTSTRLEGTAAKTARTKFHTPLVGGAKSTRCRISQPASAQPPEKDKYRYQYGNHSGYYGYHGFYGDQWAGQAGVQDDPRLHVLEAAWFKDKKVLDIGCGVGHMVLAIARRFDPAHILGVELDEHLVHAAKQNIRHFLSHDLVVEERKRRLTGLMGSSSSSSSPSRKRGGEEWRKDEEKNEAMGEVKKEEGEEFSLSLLSIPLSFRVIRGPLSAPPLSLSPSSSSSRFPNNVTFIQGDYVSEQEAWPGRGQYDVIMCLGLTKWVQLQSGDRGVVRLFRRAYHSLSPGGLFVLEPQQWSSYSSSKRASAESYRRFSAITLRPERFTCYLTGSVGFTSYRLLRHTGNQRPIYLFHKGPAQRK; translated from the exons ATGATGATCAGGATGTCATTGGACAAAGAGGCCAGGTCTGCTTTACCTGCAACAGTCAGCCTATCACAACAGCGGCCGCTGCCAAAGCCCTGCCCCCTTCGTCCAAAAAATGGCCTCCATCATTTGGGCACCGGTCAGCCTTCGTCCACCAGCACCAATCCACGCACTCGGCAAATCTCAAAGAGGCGGTACTCCGTGGGCGTCGGCTTCAAGGGGCTAGCCAAGCGCCATCGACGTACCAACagtgacagccaatcagaacctgTGCTACcaagtcatttcctgttgggcGGGAACATCTTTGACCCATTGAACCTCAACTCGCTATTGGACGAAGAAGTCAACCG GGCAACCAATCAGGAGACACCAAAGTGCTCACCGCTGCCGTCCCGAAGCGTAGACCCCGTAGAGATCCGTGTTCCCCGAGACATCGCAGACCCTCTGAATCTGAAGGGGGCGGGGCGAGgagtcctgcccccccccctgaaggccaggaggagacacaggaATAGACACCATGGAGGGAGAGTCGAGGGCGGGGGGCGGAAGGTGCGCCCCTCGGCAagcggacagacag TTCCTACGTTGGCCACAGATGGCAGCGTTCCAGAGTCTCCGCTTCCTTGTGAACTCAACACAGCTATTACCTGTCGAGATGACGTCGTCATGCCGCCCATCCTCACCAGAAGACACACCTACCCTCCACCACCCGGCAGCCAGCGTGCCGGTCGCCACGGGAGACGACACACCTCAACGAGGCTGGAGGGTACCGCAGCCAAAACGGCTCGAACCAAATTCCACACACCTCTGGTGGGCGGGGCAAAGTCCACCAG GTGTCGCATTTCACAGCCTGCCTCCGCTCAGCCACCAGAGAAGGACAAATACCGCTACCAGTATGGCAACCACAGCGGTTACTATGGTTACCATGGTTTCTATGGTGACCAATGGgcgggccaggctggagtgcAGGACGACCCACGGCTGCACGTCCTGGAAGCCGCCTGGTTTAAAGACAAGAAGGTGCTGGACATTGGCTGCGGCGTCGGCCACATGGTGCTCGCCATCGCCCGGAGGTTTGACCCCGCCCACATCCTTGGGGTGGAGCTAGATGAGCACCTGGTTCATGCTGCCAAGCAGAACATTCGGCACTTCCTTTCACATGACCTTgtggtggaggagaggaagagacgtCTTACAGGATTGAtgggatcatcatcatcatcttcctctccttcaaggaagcggggaggagaggagtggaggaaGGACGAAGAGAAGAACGAGGCAATGGGGGAggtgaagaaagaggagggggaggagttctccctctctctcctctccatcccgcTGTCGTTCCGTGTGATTCGGggtcctctctctgctcctcctctctctctctctccttcatcatcttcctccaggTTCCCCAACAATGTCACCTTCATTCAG GGTGACTATGTGTCGGAgcaggaggcgtggcctggTCGGGGTcagtatgatgtcatcatgtgtCTGGGCTTGACCAAGTGGGTACAGCTGCAGTCAGGTGACAGGGGCGTGGTCAGACTGTTCAGACGAGCCTATCACAGCCTATCACCTGGAGGATTGTTTGTTTTGGAACCACAGCAGTGGAGCAGCTACAGCAGTAGCAAGAGAGCCTCG GCGGAGTCGTATCGTCGGTTCTCCGCCATCACATTGAGACCTGAACGATTCACCTGTTACCTGACGGGCAGCGTCGGCTTCACCTCATACAGACTGCTCAGACACACAG